A region from the Pseudonocardia petroleophila genome encodes:
- a CDS encoding AI-2E family transporter has protein sequence MTDAAPRTGGSWTNPLFGFAAAVVTIAGLQAFGGLLGPLFLALVLMVTVAPIAGALRRRGVPRWLATLVTLGSVYAILVALVGSLVYAVAQLAAVLPTYSGQLNDLLRAASDLLATIGVGPAQIQAALDQFDIGSLVGVLQGFLAQFAGLLSNLLLILSVLLFMAFDSATFPERMTALARSRPHVVDALTSFAHGTRRFLAVATVFGLVIAALDVAVLLVLDVPLALVFGLLAFVANFVPNIGFVIALAPPALLALLEGGPGLMLAVVVSFMVINVALQTVIQPRFVGDAVGLSVTVTFLALVFWGFVVGPLGALLAIPLTLLAKALLVDIHPHTRWIDVLIRDDVPGADEPEEPRPDAGAGVTP, from the coding sequence GTGACCGACGCCGCACCCCGCACGGGCGGGAGCTGGACGAACCCGCTGTTCGGCTTCGCCGCCGCCGTCGTGACGATCGCCGGGCTGCAGGCGTTCGGCGGGCTCCTCGGCCCGCTGTTCCTCGCGCTGGTGCTGATGGTGACGGTCGCCCCGATCGCCGGCGCGCTGCGGCGCCGGGGCGTGCCGCGCTGGCTCGCCACGCTCGTCACCCTCGGGTCGGTGTACGCGATCCTGGTCGCGCTCGTCGGCTCGCTCGTCTACGCGGTCGCCCAGCTCGCGGCCGTGCTCCCGACCTACAGCGGCCAGCTCAACGACCTCCTCCGCGCCGCCTCCGACCTGCTCGCGACGATCGGCGTGGGGCCCGCCCAGATCCAGGCCGCGCTCGACCAGTTCGACATCGGCAGCCTCGTCGGCGTGCTGCAGGGCTTCCTCGCGCAGTTCGCCGGGCTGCTGTCGAACCTGCTGCTCATCCTGTCGGTCCTGCTGTTCATGGCGTTCGACTCCGCGACCTTCCCGGAGCGGATGACGGCGCTCGCCCGCTCGCGCCCGCACGTCGTCGACGCGCTCACCTCCTTCGCGCACGGCACCCGCCGCTTCCTCGCCGTCGCCACCGTGTTCGGGCTGGTCATCGCCGCGCTCGACGTGGCGGTGCTGCTGGTGCTCGACGTGCCGCTCGCGCTGGTGTTCGGGCTGCTCGCGTTCGTCGCGAACTTCGTGCCCAACATCGGGTTCGTCATCGCGCTCGCCCCGCCCGCGCTGCTCGCGCTGCTGGAGGGCGGGCCGGGGCTCATGCTCGCGGTGGTCGTCTCGTTCATGGTGATCAACGTGGCGCTGCAGACGGTGATCCAGCCGCGGTTCGTCGGCGACGCGGTGGGGTTGTCGGTGACGGTCACCTTCCTCGCGCTGGTGTTCTGGGGGTTCGTCGTCGGGCCGCTGGGTGCGCTGCTGGCGATCCCGCTCACGCTGCTGGCCAAGGCCCTGCTCGTCGACATCCACCCGCACACCCGCTGGATCGACGTCCTCATCCGCGACGACGTGCCCGGGGCCGACGAGCCGGAGGAGCCCCGGCCGGACGCCGGTGCCGGGGTGACGCCGTGA
- a CDS encoding prolyl oligopeptidase family serine peptidase, translating to MTTHPAAPVPETLFDDEREQRWRARFTAPRMSRPAWALDAPDRCLYTSNASGTTEIYVWDRATDTHRRVTDRPSGTHSATLPPDGSAVWWFADTDGDEFGHWVVEPFAPDGTAAAPALPGVEDGYPAGLEIGRRVTVVGTSTDDGTRIWLRHDPDAPATVVYEHAEDAGVGALSEDETLLAIGHSEHGDSRHPSLRVVRVADGGTVAELHDGPGKGLGAIAFAPVAGDPRLLVQHERRGREELLVWDVVAGTETELDLGLPGEVSADFTPDGRALLVGHTHAARTRLHRYDLDTGVLTELPVAAGCVGSADVRPDGTVEYSCSSAAEPSTIRALHPDGTDRVLVTPPGERAPGSVPVTDLWVDGPGGRIHALVATPPDGDGRAVFSLHGGPHAADEDRFGAMRAAWVEAGFVVVEVNYRGSTGYGSAWRDAIEGRPGTTELEDVAAVFDACVAQGLIDPARSVVEGWSWGGYLALLAVGTQPQRWAAGLAGVPVADYVAAYADEMEQLRAFDRALFGGSPEEVPELYRTASPLTYVDAVRVPVLVLAGENDPRCPIRQIDNYLDALAARGDVTYEVARFDAGHGSLVVDQTLQHIATEIDFARRALT from the coding sequence GTGACGACCCATCCCGCCGCCCCCGTACCCGAGACCCTGTTCGACGACGAGCGCGAGCAGCGCTGGCGGGCCCGGTTCACCGCGCCGCGGATGTCTCGCCCGGCGTGGGCCCTGGACGCACCCGACCGCTGCCTCTACACCTCCAACGCCAGCGGGACGACCGAGATCTACGTCTGGGACCGCGCCACCGACACCCACCGCCGCGTCACCGACCGCCCGAGCGGCACCCACTCCGCGACGCTGCCGCCGGACGGGTCGGCCGTCTGGTGGTTCGCCGACACCGACGGCGACGAGTTCGGGCACTGGGTCGTCGAGCCGTTCGCGCCGGACGGGACCGCGGCGGCGCCCGCCCTGCCCGGCGTCGAGGACGGCTACCCCGCCGGGCTGGAGATCGGCCGCCGCGTCACCGTCGTGGGCACCTCCACCGACGACGGCACCCGCATCTGGCTGCGCCACGACCCCGACGCACCCGCGACGGTCGTGTACGAGCACGCCGAGGACGCCGGCGTCGGCGCGCTGTCGGAGGACGAGACCCTGCTCGCGATCGGCCACTCCGAGCACGGCGACTCGCGGCACCCGTCGCTGCGGGTGGTCCGCGTCGCCGACGGCGGCACGGTCGCCGAGCTGCACGACGGGCCCGGCAAGGGGCTGGGCGCGATCGCGTTCGCCCCGGTCGCGGGCGACCCCCGGCTGCTGGTGCAGCACGAGCGCCGCGGTCGTGAGGAGCTGCTGGTCTGGGACGTCGTCGCCGGCACCGAGACCGAGCTCGACCTCGGCCTGCCCGGCGAGGTCTCCGCCGACTTCACCCCCGACGGGCGCGCGCTGCTCGTCGGGCACACCCACGCCGCCCGCACCCGCCTGCACCGCTACGACCTCGACACCGGCGTGCTCACCGAGCTGCCCGTCGCCGCCGGGTGCGTCGGCTCGGCGGACGTCCGGCCGGACGGCACCGTCGAGTACAGCTGCAGCTCCGCCGCCGAGCCGTCGACGATCCGGGCGCTGCACCCCGACGGCACCGACCGCGTCCTCGTGACCCCGCCCGGGGAGCGCGCGCCGGGCTCGGTGCCGGTCACCGACCTGTGGGTCGACGGGCCCGGCGGGCGCATCCACGCGCTCGTCGCCACCCCGCCCGACGGCGACGGGCGGGCGGTGTTCAGCCTGCACGGCGGCCCGCACGCGGCCGACGAGGACCGGTTCGGGGCGATGCGCGCGGCGTGGGTCGAGGCCGGGTTCGTCGTCGTCGAGGTCAACTACCGCGGCTCCACCGGCTACGGCTCGGCGTGGCGCGACGCGATCGAGGGCCGCCCGGGCACCACGGAGCTGGAGGACGTCGCCGCGGTGTTCGACGCCTGCGTCGCGCAGGGCCTCATCGACCCGGCGCGGTCGGTCGTCGAGGGCTGGTCGTGGGGCGGCTACCTGGCGCTGCTCGCCGTCGGCACGCAGCCGCAGCGGTGGGCCGCGGGGCTCGCGGGCGTGCCGGTGGCCGACTACGTCGCCGCCTACGCCGACGAGATGGAGCAGCTCCGCGCGTTCGACCGCGCCCTGTTCGGCGGGTCGCCGGAGGAGGTGCCGGAGCTGTACCGGACGGCGTCACCGCTGACCTACGTCGACGCCGTCCGGGTGCCGGTGCTCGTGCTGGCCGGGGAGAACGACCCGCGCTGCCCGATCCGGCAGATCGACAACTACCTCGACGCCCTCGCCGCCCGCGGCGACGTGACCTACGAGGTGGCGCGGTTCGACGCCGGCCACGGCAGCCTGGTGGTGGACCAGACGCTCCAGCACATCGCGACGGAGATCGACTTCGCCCGGCGCGCCCTCACCTGA
- a CDS encoding septum formation family protein, whose protein sequence is MNPIARRAAVALAAGALFSVSACSGTSVLNLEVGQCIADAATGDQVSSLPTVDCSEPHAGEIYALPQLPDGDFPGDEAVNEQAQQLCSGQAFQDYVGKPYQDSEIYYSTLSPSLETWNEDDDREIVCILTTQDGSPLEAGSLRGANR, encoded by the coding sequence ATGAACCCGATCGCTCGACGTGCCGCCGTCGCACTGGCCGCAGGCGCTCTCTTCTCCGTCTCCGCGTGCAGCGGCACCAGCGTGCTGAACCTCGAGGTCGGCCAGTGCATCGCCGACGCCGCGACCGGCGACCAGGTGAGCTCCCTGCCCACCGTCGACTGCTCGGAGCCGCACGCCGGCGAGATCTACGCGCTCCCCCAGCTCCCCGACGGCGACTTCCCCGGCGACGAGGCCGTCAACGAGCAGGCCCAGCAGCTGTGCTCGGGTCAGGCCTTCCAGGACTACGTCGGCAAGCCCTACCAGGACTCGGAGATCTACTACTCGACGCTCTCCCCGAGTCTCGAGACGTGGAACGAGGACGACGACCGCGAGATCGTCTGCATCCTGACCACCCAGGACGGCAGCCCGCTCGAGGCGGGGTCCCTGCGCGGCGCCAACCGCTGA
- a CDS encoding PaaI family thioesterase, whose translation MPVSTLDRLRAAVTDPTRLAPASRTVGARLVEVEPGLVVAGLPSAEVLPPLGAALVLADFLLGAVVGTGLAPGQRVSTLSLHASVHAPGTGALTATARLGHLGATGVSTAEVCAADGSPVATLSSRCAVLPAAGPPPVAESSPAALALRVTPGAASATADPGLANFGSTVQGGVLATVLAHALDAAAGGVELDVTFVRPVPTDGTVFTARATPVHAGSRFTAGRAELHDARGRLAAVGAAGRWIGS comes from the coding sequence GTGCCCGTCTCGACGCTGGACCGCCTCCGCGCCGCGGTCACCGACCCCACCCGGCTCGCCCCGGCGTCGCGGACGGTCGGGGCGCGGCTCGTCGAGGTGGAGCCCGGGCTGGTCGTCGCCGGGCTGCCGTCCGCGGAGGTGCTGCCGCCGCTCGGGGCCGCGCTCGTGCTCGCCGACTTCCTGCTCGGCGCCGTCGTCGGCACCGGGTTGGCGCCGGGGCAGCGGGTGAGCACCCTGAGCCTGCACGCGTCGGTCCACGCGCCCGGCACGGGAGCGCTGACGGCGACGGCCCGGCTCGGGCACCTCGGCGCCACCGGCGTGAGCACCGCCGAGGTGTGCGCCGCCGACGGGTCGCCCGTCGCGACGCTGAGCAGCCGGTGCGCGGTGCTGCCCGCGGCGGGCCCGCCGCCGGTCGCGGAGTCCTCGCCCGCCGCGCTGGCCCTGCGGGTGACGCCCGGTGCCGCGTCCGCGACGGCCGACCCGGGGTTGGCCAACTTCGGCTCCACCGTGCAGGGCGGGGTGCTGGCCACGGTCCTCGCGCACGCCCTTGACGCCGCGGCGGGCGGGGTGGAGCTCGACGTCACCTTCGTCCGCCCGGTCCCCACGGACGGCACGGTGTTCACCGCCCGGGCGACACCGGTGCACGCGGGCTCGCGGTTCACGGCAGGCCGTGCGGAGCTGCACGACGCCCGGGGCCGGCTCGCCGCGGTGGGTGCGGCCGGCCGCTGGATCGGCTCGTGA